Genomic window (Hydrogenimonas cancrithermarum):
GCTCCGATCGCGTCTTTAATGCTGGCGAAGCCGTCTTTTTCCAGAAGTTTGAGCAGCGTACGGTTGATGTTTCCTGCCAGCTCGGGGCCTTTGAAAATGAGGCCTGTGAGAACCTGGACGAGACTGGCGCCAGCCCGGATGCGGCGATAGGCTTCATAGCCGCTGTCGATGCCGCCGACGCTGATCAGAACCGTTTTTCCGAAAAGTTCGTCCGCGACGGCGTCGAAGATCTCGAAACTCTTTTCGCGAATGACGCGTCCGCTGATGCCGCCCACCTCTTTGGGCTCTTTGACCAGCGAATAGTCGATACTGGTGTTGGTGGCGATGATACCGTCCGCACCCGCTTCGACCGCTCTGGCACAGAGTGCGACAGCCTCTTCTTTGGCCATATCGGGAGCGATCTTGAGCAGGATCGGCTTGTCGGTCAGCGATTTGCCCATATCGAACAATGCGTCGATAAAGGCTTCGTTCTGAAGGTCGCGAAGGCCGGGCGTATTGGGGGAGGAGATGTTGATGACCAGATAGTCGCATAACTCCCTGAACGCTTTGATGCCGTGCTCGTAATCTTTCAGCGCATCCTTTTCGGGTGTCACTTTGTTTTTTCCGATATTGACACCGATCGGCGTGACGTAGGGGTAACGCTTTTCGAGCTTTATCTGCATATGGTAGCTTCCCTTGTTGTTGAAGCCCATCGCGTTTTGCAGCGCCTCTTCCTGGATATGGCGCCACAGACGCGGTTTCGGGTTGCCGGGCTGCGGCTTGGGCGTGACGGTGCCGACCTCCGTAAAACCGAAACCCATCGCCGTCATCGACCGGATCAGTTCCGCATCTTTGTCGAAACCGGCGGCGAGGCCGACGGGATTGAGGAATGTCCGCCCGAAAAGTTCCTGATGGAGCCGCGCATCGTCGACGAAATTTCTCTTCACCCACGGGTTGAAAAGCTGAGGAACAGCCTCGCCGATCTGAAGCGCTCCGGTCACGAGATGATGGGCGTCTTCCGGATCGAGACGGAAAAAAAGAGGTTTAATTTTTTCATAATCCATGGTCGTAATCGTCCGTTCTATCATAAAATTGGTGTTGATTATACTAAAAAAGTGCCAAACGGAGCTTTAAGCCGAAGGAGAAGCCTCCTAACGAAAACAAATTATTGATAGATGGGCACCTCTGAAAACCATAGATTGCCCATATGCCATATCAGCAGTGGCGCGATTTTTGATACAATGAGTCGAAAGAAGTATAAGGATTTCGGATGAGAGTCACAGAACGGTTCACTCTGGATGAAACATTCAAAAAAAAGCTCTATAGCAGCAGACCGCATTTTGGCTTCAACGGTTTTGGCGAAGTGATCTACTACCGTACCTACAGCCGGAAAAAAGCGGACGGATCGCAGGAGCGGTGGGCCGATACCGTGATCCGTGTCGTCGAAGGGATCCTTTCGATCCGAAAAAACCACTACAAAGAGCAAGGCCTCGCCTGGGACGACGGGAGATGGAAGCCTTTCGCGGAACGGATGGCGGAGAGCTGTTTTTCGATGCACTGGCTTCCGCCGGGACGCGGCCTTTGGATCATGGGGACCGACTATATCTACGAGCGTGGCAGTGCGGCACTCTACAACTGCGGTGCGGTCGACACGAGCGACCTCGTCGATTCCGCCGACTGGGCGATGGATATGCTGATGAGCGGGGTAGGAGTCGGCTTCAACACGGCATGGAGCGGCGACGCTTCGATACCCGACAAAAGCGTTCCGAAATGCTACGTCATCGAAGACAGTAAAGAGGGATGGGTCAAATCGGTCCGGCTGATACTGGAGAGTTACTGCCGCAGCGGCCCCTTCTACCGCTTCGACTACTCCCACATCCGGCCTGCCGGATCGCCGATTCACGGTTTCGGCGGCACGGCATCGGGCCCGGAGCCTTTGAAAGCGCTGCATCGGCGCCTTGAAACCATCATGGATCGATACTGCAGGCACGAGATCGACAAGACGCGCTGCGTTGCCGACGTTTTCAACGCCATCGGTGTATGTGTCGTCGCAGGAAACGTACGAAGGTCCGCCGAAATCGCGTTGGGATCGCCTCATGACGAAACCTTCCTTCATCTCAAAGATTACGAACGTTTTCCCGACAGAAAGGAGATCGGATGGATGTCCAACAACTCGGTCCTGCTCGAGACACACGAAGATTTCGAAAAGCTTCCTGAAATCGCGGAACTGATCCGCCATAACGGCGAACCCGGCATTTTGAATCTGGTCAATGTCCAAAAATACGGCCGCTTCGGAAAAGAGATCCCCGACCGCGCATGGCTGACCAACCCCTGTGGCGAGATCGCCCTCGAGAGTTTCGAGCTCTGCAACCTGGCCGAAATCTTTCCTACGCGATGCCGGAACGAAGAGGATTTCAAGGCAGCTGTGGAGTTCGCAACGTTCTACGCCGTCACCGTCTCGTTGCTGCCGACGCATCGAAGCGAAACCAATGCCGTTATCGCACGCAACCGCCGGACAGGGGTGAGCATCTCCGGCATCACCGACTGGATCGAGAAGATCGGCGTGACCCGCATGACGCGTATCCTGCGCGACACCTACAAAGCCGTTAGACGAACCAACGAAAGACTCGCCAAAGCGTCGGGGATCCCCGTCTCTTTGAAAGTGACGGCGATCAAACCGTCGGGTACCATCAGCCTGCTCGCGGGGGTGAGCCCCGGAATGCACTATCCCGTCAGCCGCTACGCGATCCGCAGGCTCCGCATCGGAAACCGTTCCAAAATCACGCAGTTTCTAAAAGAGGCGGGCGTACCGAATATGCCCGATCTCTACAGCCGAAACACAACCGTCTTTGAATTTCCGATCCGTTACGACAACAGCCGGTCCGTCGAAGACGTTTCGGCGTGGGAGCAGTTTTCCCTGCTCGCCATGCTGCAGCGTGAATGGTCCGACAACATGGTCTCCTGCACGATCAGTTTCGATGAAGAGATCGAGGGAGAACAGATCGAACATATGTTGGCGATGTTCGCCCCGGTGATCAAATCGGCGTCGATGCTTCCGCGAAAAGAGAAAGAGCCCTATATGCAGATGCCGATCGAACCGATTTCGCAAGACGAATATGAAAAGAGAGTGAAAGAGATGCCGAAGATCGATTGGAGCGCTTTCGAGGGAAGCGACGGAGCGGGAGAGGGGTACTGTTCCATTCTG
Coding sequences:
- a CDS encoding quinone-dependent dihydroorotate dehydrogenase; the protein is MIERTITTMDYEKIKPLFFRLDPEDAHHLVTGALQIGEAVPQLFNPWVKRNFVDDARLHQELFGRTFLNPVGLAAGFDKDAELIRSMTAMGFGFTEVGTVTPKPQPGNPKPRLWRHIQEEALQNAMGFNNKGSYHMQIKLEKRYPYVTPIGVNIGKNKVTPEKDALKDYEHGIKAFRELCDYLVINISSPNTPGLRDLQNEAFIDALFDMGKSLTDKPILLKIAPDMAKEEAVALCARAVEAGADGIIATNTSIDYSLVKEPKEVGGISGRVIREKSFEIFDAVADELFGKTVLISVGGIDSGYEAYRRIRAGASLVQVLTGLIFKGPELAGNINRTLLKLLEKDGFASIKDAIGADRK
- a CDS encoding glycyl radical enzyme family protein yields the protein MRVTERFTLDETFKKKLYSSRPHFGFNGFGEVIYYRTYSRKKADGSQERWADTVIRVVEGILSIRKNHYKEQGLAWDDGRWKPFAERMAESCFSMHWLPPGRGLWIMGTDYIYERGSAALYNCGAVDTSDLVDSADWAMDMLMSGVGVGFNTAWSGDASIPDKSVPKCYVIEDSKEGWVKSVRLILESYCRSGPFYRFDYSHIRPAGSPIHGFGGTASGPEPLKALHRRLETIMDRYCRHEIDKTRCVADVFNAIGVCVVAGNVRRSAEIALGSPHDETFLHLKDYERFPDRKEIGWMSNNSVLLETHEDFEKLPEIAELIRHNGEPGILNLVNVQKYGRFGKEIPDRAWLTNPCGEIALESFELCNLAEIFPTRCRNEEDFKAAVEFATFYAVTVSLLPTHRSETNAVIARNRRTGVSISGITDWIEKIGVTRMTRILRDTYKAVRRTNERLAKASGIPVSLKVTAIKPSGTISLLAGVSPGMHYPVSRYAIRRLRIGNRSKITQFLKEAGVPNMPDLYSRNTTVFEFPIRYDNSRSVEDVSAWEQFSLLAMLQREWSDNMVSCTISFDEEIEGEQIEHMLAMFAPVIKSASMLPRKEKEPYMQMPIEPISQDEYEKRVKEMPKIDWSAFEGSDGAGEGYCSILACNV